The following is a genomic window from Nocardioides thalensis.
GACCTCGGCTCGCCGGGGGGCGCCGCGAAGATGGGCGAGATCGACAAGGACCACGAGTTCATCGCGGCCCTGCCGCCGCAGAACCAGGACTGACGCTGACCGTCTCCGGCCGGCTTCCCGACTTCCCGTGGGACAAGCTGACGTCGTACGCCGCCACGGCGCGCGCGCACGCTGACGGCATCGTCGACCTGTCGGTCGGCACGCCCGTCGACCCGACGCCGGAGGTCGTGCAGGAGGCGCTCCGCGCTGCGGCGGACGCGCCCGGCTACCCGCTGACGATCGGGCGTCCCGAGAGCCGCCAGGCGGTCGTCGACTGGCTGGCGCGCCGCCACGGCGTCACCGGCCTCGACATCAGCAACGTGCTGCCGCTGATCGGCTCCAAGGAGCTGATCGCGTCCGCGGCGCTGCACCTCGGCGTCGGCCCGGGCGACCTGGTCGCCTACCCCGAGCTGGCCTATCCGACCTACGAGGTCGGAGCCGCCCTCGCCGGCGCCCGCGCCGTGGCCACCGACTCGCTGACGGCTCTCGGCCCCGAGACGCCGCGCATCCTCTGGATCAACTCGCCGTCCAACCCGACCGGGCGGGTGCTGCCGAAGGACCACCTGAAGAAGGTCGTCGACTGGTGCCGCGAGCGCGGCGTGCTGCTGATCTCCGACGAGTGCTACATCGAGTGCGTCTGGGAGGGGGAGGCCCTCTCCGTGCTGCACCCCGACATCTGCGGCGGCAGCACCGAGGGCATCCTCGCGGTCCACTCGCTGTCGAAGCGCTCCAACTTGGCGGGCTACCGCTGCGCCTTCGTCGTGGGTGACCCGGCCGTCGTGGGCGAGCTGCTCGCGGTCCGCAAGAACCTCGGACTCCAGATGCCCGCTCCCCAGCAGGCCGCGATGATCGCGGCGCTCGACGACGACGAGCACGTCGCGGAGCAGCACGCGCGCTACGCCGCACGACGGGCCAAGCTGCTCACCGCCCTCGAGGCCGCGGGCTTCTCGATCGAGCACTCCGAGGCGTCGCTCTACCTCTGGGCGACCCGCGGCGAGGACTGCTGGTCCACCGTGGCCTCGCTCGCCGAGCGGGGCATCCTGGTCGCCCCCGGCGCGTTCTACGGCGCTGCGGGCAGCAGCCACGTGCGGGTCGCGTTCACGGCCACCGATGAGCGGGTCGACGCCGCGGTGGCACGCCTCTCCGCGATCTGACGCGGTCCGGGCGCGTCCGCAGGTACCGTCGGCGCGTGCGCTGGCTGTGGGTGATCGGGCTGCTGTTGGTCGTCGCGTGCTCTCCGGACGAGGAGGTGGGGAGCGGTGGCGAGTCCGGCCCGACCGCGTCGCCATCGTCCGCCGTGGCGACCGAGGCGGCGGAGGACGACCTGCTGCTCCACGTGCCGCCCGGAGGCGAGGGCAAGCGGCCATTGGTGCTGCTCTTCCACGGCACGCCCGGGGCGCCCGAGCAGCTGGCGCAGGACACCCGCTTCAACCGACTGGCCGACGAGGAGGGCTTCGTCGTCGCCTACCCCGATCCCTACCTCGAGATCGGCGCGCTCCGCGACCTGATCGACCGCCTGGTGGCCGAGGAGGGCGTCGACCCGCGGCGCGTCTACGCGGGCGGGTTCTCCCGCGGGGCATCGCTGGTCTACGACCTGGCCGTTCGGCTTCCCGACCGGATCGCGGCGTTCGCACCCGTCAGCGGCCTCCCACCCAGCGACTTCTCGCCCCGCCGCGCCGTACCCCTGATCACCTTCCAGGGCGGCCGCGACAACCTGGCCGCCGGTTTCCCGTCGACCAACAGGACGTGGGCGAAGGCCGCCGGCTGCGAGCAGCCGGAGGTCGCCGAGATCCGGATGTACGGCGGACCCGCGCGCCGCTCCATCGCCCAGTGCGACGACGGGGCGGTGCACGCGGTCTACGAGCTGCCGCGGATGGGCCACGAGTGGCCGCGGGAGGCGACGGGGCTGATCTGGGAGTTCTTCGAGGCCCACCGCCTCGGCGGCTGACTCACAATCCCGTCTCCCAGTAGATGAAGTCCCCACCGCCGCTCGGCAGGTAAGAGATCCGCTCGAGGTCGATGCCCTGCGGCGCCATCAGGATGGTGCACGCCTCGACGGTCTCGCCGGCGCCGATCTCCTCGGGCACCCCGGCGCACTCGGTGAAGGCGGGTCCGCCCATGTCGATGACGACGAGCGGGCTGATCAGGTTCTCGTCGGCGTCCTCGCCGCTCGGGCGGCCCGGGGCCACGGGGGAGTCGCTCTCGTTCTCGAACGTCACGTCGACGTAGAACACCTGCTGGCCCTGCTCCTCGGGGTCGAGGCTGAAGCCGCCGGCCTCGAGCTCGTCGGTCGAGCCGGTGCGCACGTCGGTCACGGCGACCGTGCCGAAGTCGACCTCCGCGGCGGTGCCCAGGGAGAGCTCGTCGGAGCCGGAGCAGCCGGCGAGGGCGGTGGCCGTCGCGGCGATGGCGAGGAGGAGGGGGATCGGGTGGCGGGAGGTCATCGGTGTGTCCCTTCAGGAGAGAGCCCCGAGACCGGACATCTCACGATGCCCGGTCCCGGGGTGTGCCGCTAGTGGCCGCGGCGGGTGATGTGGTTGACGGTCATCGGTCAGCGGACGGCCTGGACCGTCGGGCTGAGGTCGCGGGCGCACGTGGTGGTGGCCTTGACCTTGGCGTAGAAGAAGCCCTCGGTGCCGGTGTTGCCGGTGTTCCAGCTGCCGTCGCTGTCGGCGGTGTCGGACGCGAACTTCACGTCGTCGCCGCCACCACGGCTGCCGACCTGCTTGATGACGATGACCTTGCGGCCCTCGACACAGGCGGGGTTGCTGCTGGTGACGAAGCCGGACAGGTCCGTGCCCTCGGCCTGGATGGTCACCGTCGTCCGGGAGCCGGCGGCGTGGGCGGAGGTGGCGGTGCCGGCGACGACCGCGGTGGCGGCGCTGGCGGCGAGGACGGTGGCGGCGATGCGGGTGATGGTGTTCATGACGTTTCCTCTCGGGGGGTTCTGGAGCGCGGTGTGCGCTTATGCCAGGTGTGATGCAGCCGCCGCCAGGAAAGTTCTGGCGATCTCGAACTAATTCCGGATCCGCCAGGTCCAGGTGGCCGAAGTGGCGTCGCGGTTGCCCGCGAGGTCGGTCGCCCGCACCCGGAAGACGTGTCGGCCGAGGGCGAGCCGCGCGTAGCTGCGAGGCGAGGTGCACGCCCGCCAGGCCCGGTCGTCGAGCTTGCACTGGAACGTCGACCCGTTCTCCGTCGCGCTGAACGAGAACGCCGCGCTGCGGGACCTCGTCGGCGAGGCCGGCCCGGCCGTGATCGTCGTGTCGGGAGCGGTGGCGTCGGGTGCGCCGAGCTCGAACGACAGGGAGACGTCGCTCAGGTAGCCGGAGTGCGCGGCGAAGTCGTCGTTGATGTAGACCTTCCAGTCCCCGTTGGGGTTGGTGCCGTAGAGCGACCGGAGCAGCCCGGTCGAGTACGGCCCGGCCGGTGCGGGCGCCGGCATCACGTCGCCGGGCTCGTAGGCGGTCGGGGCGAAGTTGATCCCGCCGCCGCCGGCCCCGCCGAGGTTGCAGTTGCCGTTGTCGGACATCGCCGGGTCGCGGTCGTTGAGGCGCCAGGTCTTCCCGAGCGGCGGCGCGAAATGCCCGCAGGCGTCGGACATGAGCCAGATCTTCTGGCCTCCGGGCGCGACCAGCAGGATGTCGAGGTCGTCGGGGCGGGAGTGCCCGATGCCGTGCAGGTTGACGGCGACGTCCTCGATCACGCCGGACCTTCCCGACACCGGGATGGTCAGCGGGTACGGCGTGGCGGGTCCCTCGCCGTCCGCGTCCGCGGGCACCACGATCGACTGGCTCGCGGTCTCGATGATGACCCGGAAGCCCTGCAGCACCACGCCGTGGTCGGCGCCGTTGGGGAACCGGTTGGTGTCGTCGTGGACGAACAGCTGCCAGGTCCCGTTCGGGTTCTCGCCGTTGAACGCCGACAGGCTGTGCTTGAGCGACAGGGGCGCCGGGGCGGGGAGGATGTCGGGGGTCGGGAAGAGGCCGGGGTTGCTCGGCTTCCAGGAGCCCGAGGCGCACTGGGAGCCGGGCAGCTGGCTGGCCGCCTCGTCGTCGATCGTCCAGTAGTTCTGGATGACCGGGCCCGCGCCGCACGAGTCCGACACCAGCAGCACCGCGGTGCCGGCCGGCGACTTCAGCACGATGTCGAGGTCGGAGCCGAAGCCGTGGGTCACCTGGTTGAGGTCGACGTTGACGTCGGTGATCGGCCCGTCGATGCCCCACATGGTGGTCGTCGACGGGTAGTGGTTGGCCTTCTGCGCCGTGTCGGCGTTGGTCGGCGCGTCGATGATGATGGCTTGCGGGTTGCCGGGCGCAGAGACCGCGTTGTCCGGCGCGGCGGTCGCGACGCCGCTGAGCGTCGCGCCGATGGCGAGGGTGAGCGCCGTGGCGCTCCGGGAGCGGTGGGTGGTCTTCATGCTTCGACGATCTGCTCGCGCGGACGGACGCGACCAGTCGACGATCGATACCCGGCGGGTCCAGATTCGTGACCGCGCGCTCATGACGGGACCGTGGCGAGGACGCCGAGCATGTGGTTCATCACGGCGAGGTGCTCGGCGGCCGGGCTGAACAGCACCAGCTCCGCGTCCTCCTCGACCCGGACCGAGTGGCCGGCGGGCCAGTGGAAGACGTCTCCGGTCACGTCGGTCTCGCTGGCGCCGTCCGCGAAGGTGACGACGACGCGGCCGGCGAGCACGTAGCCCCAGTGCGGCGCGAAGCACACGTCGTCGTCGAGGCCGCGCAGCAGCGGGGCGATGTCGACCCCCGCGGCGAGGCTGAAGTACTCGGCGGCGAGCGGGCCGTGCGCCGTACCGAAGTCGGGCAGGTGGCGCGCGACGGCGCCGAGGGCGTTCATCTTCACGGGGAGGTCGTGCTTGGCGATGTGCATGGTGGTGCTCCTCTCGGGGTTTGCCCGTGAGGCGTGACATCCGCTGTCACACTGTGACAATGGCCGGCTCCCTGCCAGATCCGGAGTCCCCCGAGGCGCTCGCGGAGCGAGCCGAGGAGGCCTACCGCGACGGCCGGATGGAGGCGGCGCTCACCGCCTGGGAGCAGCTGTACGCCGTGCACGTCGCTGCCGGGCGCCGCTCGGACGCGGCACTCGCCGCGGCTCTGGTCGCGCTCAACCTGCTGTGCGAGACCGGGCTGATGGCGCCGGTGCGCGCGTGGGAGACGCGGGCGCGCCAGCAGCTCGAGAGCGAGCCGACGGGCCCGGCGCACGCGATCCTGGCGATCACCCGCACGTACGAGCGCATCCTCTCCGGCGACCCGGAGGGCGCGGCGGCGCCCGCGCGCGAGGCGGTCGAGCTCGGCACCCGGCTCGGCGTCGACCCCGCCCGGGGGCTCGGCCTGGTCGCCGCCGCCCGGCTCGCCATCCATGCCGGCGAGGTCGACGACGCGATCGACCAGCTCGATCGGCTCGCGGTCGCCCTCGCCGCGGGCGAGTTCGACCCGCTGACCACCGGCAACGTCTACTGCGAGCTGATCTGTGTGGCGCAGTGGCTCGGCCGCCACGACCTGGCCCGGGCGTGGACGGAGGTCATGGAGCGCTGGCGCCACGGCACGGCGTACGGCGCCACGCACGGCCGTTGTCGCGTGCACCGCGCCGAGCTGCTCCGGATGTCCGGGCCGGCCGCCGCGGCGGAGGCCGAGGCGGTCGCGGCCTGCGACGAGCTGCGCCCGTGGATGCGCCGGGAGTACGGCTGGCCGCTGGTCGAGCTCGGCAACATCCGCCTGCGACGTGGTGACCTGGCCGGCGCGGAGGAGGCGTTCCTCGAGGCGAACGCCCGTGCGTGGTGTGCTCAACCGGGGCTCGCGCTGCTCCGGCTCGCCCAGGGAGAGGCGGCCGAGGCCGCCGAGATGATCCGGGCCGAGCTGAGCCACCCCACCGACGTGCCGTGGAAGGAGCGGCCACCGTTCGGCGGGCTGCGCGCCGTGCCCCTGCTCGCGGCACAGGCGCAGGTCGCCGAGCACCTGGGCGACGCGGCCACCGCGGCCACCGCCGCGGCCGAGCTCGCCGCGGTCCATGCGGCCTACCCGAGCGACGGTCTGCGGGCGACGGTCCGGCTCGCGGAGGCACGGGCCGCGCTACTGGCGGGCGACGCCGACCGGGCGATCGGCGTCGCACGCGAGGCCGCTGCACTCTGGATCGACCTCGACGCGCCGTACGACGCCGCGCTCGCGCGCACGCTCACGGGTGACGCGCAGCACCGCCTCGGCAATGCCGACGTGGCGCGGCTCGAGTGGCAGGCGGCGCGGCGTGGGTTCGAGGCGTTCGGCGCCGAGTTGGCCGTGCAGGTCGTCGACCAGCGGCTCGGAGTCGCGGCCGTGCGGCCCGACGCTGCTCCGGCCGCGAGCGGAGGTGTGGCGGAGCTGGTGCGCGACGGCGACCACTGGCTGGTGCGGTACGACGGCCGGGCCGTGGTGCTGCCCGACCTGAAGGGCATCGCCTACCTCGCCAGGCTCCTCTCCGCGCCAAGCCGCGAGCACCACGTCCTCGACCTCGCCGGCGCCGGAGCGGTCGCTCCCGGCCTGCCGGTGCTCGACGACGAGGCGAAGGCGTCATACCGCCGTCGTCTCGCGGAGGTCGAGGCCGACCTGGCGGAGGCCGAGGCCGACCACGACGAGGCCCGCGTGCGCCTCGCCGAGCGCGACCGCGACTACCTCGTGGCCGAGCTGACCGCTGCTGCCGGGCTGGGTGGGCGGGCGCGCACCACCGGCGGTACCGCGGAGCGCGCCCGGACGAGCGTCACCCGGTCGCTGCGCTACGCGCTGGCGCGACTGTCCGAGGTCGCCCCCGACCTCGGCGCCCACCTCGACCGCACGGTCCGCACCGGCACCTGCTGCTGCTACGAGCCGGACCCCGTCGCCCGGCTGGAGTGGAAGGTCACCGGCTGACGACCGTCGCGGCTCAGCCGAAGACGTCGACGTGCACGTGGTCGCGGTGCTCGAGCACCGCCTGGTCGCCCGAGCGCGACGGCGGGTCGTAGTTCTCCCAGCCGTCCTGGCCGGCGACCCAGATCCGGTCGTCGAAGATGACCGTGCGCACGTCGAGCCGGGCCGCGTTGGCGACCAGGTAGTGGGCGAGCGCCCACCCCCGCGTGCGGTTGTCCTCGTTGATCGGCCGGAAGAACACGTCGACCGCGCGGCCCTCGTAGTGGGCCGAGCCCTCCATGTGGCCGTCGGTGACGCCGCCGGGCGCGAACCCGCCGAGCGCCAGGTCGCCGAACCGGTCGAGCAGGTCGCGGCGTACGGCGTCCGCACGCGGCGTGAGCCCGGTGTCGAGCAGCGCCTCGTCCGCCGAGGGGGCGCCCCCGTCGAGGTCGCAGGAGAACGTGGCGGGGGAGTAGCCGGTGAGGGCCGAGGCCAGGGCGCGCGCGTCGGCCTCGTGGTCCGCGTAGGCGTCCGGGAAGCCGGAGCGCTGCACCGTCTGCGCGGCGACGGTGATCTCCATGCCCTCGTAGCCGTCGACCTGCTCGAGCGCGTCGTAGAACGCGTTCGTCGCGTAGGCGGGGTCGAGCAGCTGCTCGACCGTGCCCCAGCCCTGCGAGGGCCGCTGCTGGAAGAGGCCGACGGAGTCGCGGTCGCCGTAGTCGATGTTGTAGAGGTCGGACTCCTGGTAGGCGGTCGCGAGCGCGATCGACACCGCGCGCGCCGGGAGCCCGCGCTCGATCGCGATCGCGGTGATCAGCGAGGCGTTCTCGGCCTGCTCGCCGGTGACCCGCACGTCGTGGTTGGCGACCGTGACCGTGCAGTCGCCGCTGGGGCCGTCGAGGATCTCGTCGGCAGACTTCAGCACGGCAACGCCGACCACCGCGATGATGACCATCGCGGCCAGGCCGACGACGATCGCCGCGGTGCTGTTCTTCACGACTCCAGTGTGGGGAGGGGGTGGTGACCCGGGGACTCGCGCCAACGCGCGATCAGTTGGCGTGCAGCGCCTCGTTGAGCGCGATGCCGTCGCCCTGCCACGGCACCGCCTCGATGGCGCCGCTGACGGAGTTGCGCCGGAAGAGCACGTTGCTCGCGCCGGACAGCTCGCGCGCCTTGACCACCCGCGGAGCCCGGCCGCCCTCGATCAGCGTCACCTTGGTGCCCGCGGTCACGTAGCAGCCGGCCTCGACGACGCAGTCGTCACCGAGCGAGATGCCGATCCCGGCGTTGGCGCCCAGCAGGCAGCGCTTGCCGATCGAGATGACCTCCTTGCCGCCGCCCGACAGCGTGCCCATGATCGACGCGCCGCCGCCGACGTCGGAGCCGTCGCCCACGACGACGCCCGCGCTGATCCGGCCCTCGACCATCGACGCGCCGAGGGTCCCGGCGTTGAAGTTGACGAAGCCCTCGTGCATCACGGTCGTGCCCTCGGCGAGGTGCGCGCCGAGCCGCACCCGGTCGGCGTCGGCGATCCGGACGCCGGTGGGCAGCACGTAGTCGACCATCCGCGGGAACTTGTCGATGCCGTAGACCGCGACGGTGTGGCCGGCCGCCTTGAGCCGGGCGCGGGTGAGCTCGAAGCCGTCGACGGCGCACGGGCCGGCGCTGGTCCACACGACGTTGGTGAGCAGGCCGAACAGGCCGTCGAGGTTGACCTCGTGCGGCCGCACGAGCCGGTGCGACAGCAGGTGCAGGCGCAGCCAGGCGTCGGTGGTGTCCACCGGAGCCGCCGACAGGTCGGCGATCTCGACGAGGGTGACGCTGCGCCGTACGGCGCGCGCCTCGTCGGCGCCCTCCAGCAGGCCGAGGTCGGCCGGCGCGGTCACGTCGGCCGGCTTGGCGCCGAGCGCGGGGGCGGGGAACCAGGTGTCGAGCACCTGGACGGCCCCGGAGTCGGAGGCGGTCTGGGTTGTCGTGGTCAGGCCGTAGCCCCAGGCAGCAGTCACGTGCGGTGATCGTAGTCGTTCTGCTTGCAGCGGAATCGCTGGGCCGCGGTCGCGGACGCGCCTACGGTCGGGGCATGGGTGACGTGCTGAGGTTCCCGGACCGGCCGGCGTACGACGAACCGGCGGCGCCGCCGGGGCCCGAGCCCCTGTGGCGGGAGGCCGCCGGTGACGTGCTCCGGGAGGAGCGCCACCGGCTCGGCCGGACGCTGTCCGACGTCGCGAGGACGTCCGGGATCTCCGTGCAGTACCTGTCGGAGGTGGAGCGCGGGCTGAAGGAGCCGAGCTCGGAGGTGCTGTCCGCGGTCACCGGCGCGCTCGGGCTGCGGATGGCCGAGCTGACCCTGCGGGTCTCGCGGCGCCTCGACGGCCCCGTGTGCCTCGCCGCCTGACCGCCTCGTTCCCGGCCAGGGCTCACGCCACGGCGAGCTTCCGGCTCTCCAGCACCGCGTCGGCGAGGCCGTAGGCGACCGCGCCCTCGGCATCGAGGATGAGGTCGCGATCGGTGTCCTCGCGCAGCCGCTCCACCGTCTGCCCCGTGTGGTGGGCGAGCACGTCCTCCATCTGGCTGCGCAACCGGACGATCTCCTTCGCCTGCACGGCGAGGTCGGGGAGCGTGCCCTGCCCGCCGCCGGACGGCTGGTGGAGGATCACCCGCGACCGCGGCAGCACCGACCGCTGTCCCGGCGCGCCGGCCGCGAGCAGCACGGCCGCCGACGAGGCCGCCTGCCCGATGCAGGTCGTGGACACGGGTGCGCGGACGAACTGCATCGTGTCGTAGATGCCGAGCATCGCGGTGACCGATCCGCCAGGACTGTTGAGGTAGAGGTTGATCGGCGTCTCGGGGCTGTCCGCCTCGAGGTGCAGCAGCTGGGCGATCACCACGTTGGCGACGCCGTCGTCGATCTCGGTGCCGATGTAGACGATCCGGTCGCTGAGCAGTCGCGAGTAGATGTCGAGGGCCCGCTCGCCGTGCAGGGTCTTCTCGATCACGCTCGGGATCGTGTAGCTGCTCATGCCCGGCTCCCGAACGCGACGGTCGAGCGGGCCGGGCCGACCTGCGGGACGGTGGTGATGATCTCGTCGACGAAGCCGTAGTCCTTGGCCTCCTCCGCCGTGAACCAGCGGTCGCGCAGCGCGTCCTTCTCGACCTTCTCGGCCGGCTGGCCGGTGTGCTCGGCGATCAGCCCGATCATCACGTTCTTGGTGTGCTCCAGGTTCTCCGCCTGGATCTCGATGTCGATGGCGGTGCCGCCGATGCCCGCGGACCCCTGGTGCAGCAGCACCCGCGCGTGGGGGAGGGCGTACCGCTTGCCCGGGGTGCCGGCGGAGAGCAGGAACTGGCCCATGCTCGCCGCCAGCCCCATCGCGAGCGTGCTGACGTCGTTGGGGATCATCCGCATCGTGTCGTAGATCGCGAGACCCGCGGACACCGATCCGCCCGGGCTGTTGATGTAGAGGCTGATGTCGCGGTGCGGGTCCTCGGCGGACAGCAGCAGGAGCGCGGCGCAGATGCGGTTGGCGATCGGGTCGTCGACCTCCTGGCCGAGGACGATAATGCGCTGCTGGAGCAGCCGCGCGGTGAGCTGGTCGTCGATCATGCCGAGCGGGCGCTCGGGTGCGTTCGTGGTCATGCACCCACGGTCCGCCGTACGACGCCGGCGCCCAAGCGATTCCGCTGTGGGCGGTTCTGCCCTCGGCAGGGCCGGTCAGCGAGCCGGGTCGGTGAGGCCCTCGGCGACGGACTCCCAGTCCACCCCGGGCTTCGCCCGCTCCATCTGTGCGCGCGTGACGTCGCGCACGAGTCGCGGCAGCGCCGGGGCCACCCCGGCGGCCTCGGTGGCAGCCACGACGTGCTCGAGACCGCGCAGGCACATCTCGAGGCTCGCCTGGCCGCGGTCGTACTTCCGCAGCTCGAACGCCTGGGCCAGGTTCGGCAGCTCCGCGCCGAGGGTCTCGAGGATGCCGGTGGCGTAGGGGAGGTAGGCGGAGGGCTCGATGCCGTGGGCGCGCACCAGCGCGGCGGAATGGAGGAACGCGTACATGCCCGCGAAGAAGACGTCGAGCATCGCCAGGTCGAGGGCGGGTGGGACCGCGTGGTCCTCGCCGAGCACGTCGGTCACGCCACCGAGACCCGCCAGCACGGGGCGGGCCGCGGCCACGGCGTCCTGGCCGCCTGCACACAGCACCAGGTGGTGCTCGGTGCCGACCAGGGCCGTGGGGACCATGATCGCGCCGGTGACGTAGGCGATGCCGAGGGCTGCCGCGGCGTCCGCAGACGCGACCGCGTCCTCCGGCGTGCCGGTGGACACGTTGACGACCGGCACGCCCGCGGTGAGTCCCGGCGCCAGCCGCTCGAGGAGCTCCCGGCTGGCGTGGTGGTCGCGGACGCAGACGATCACGGCGTCGGCGTCGCGCACGGCGCCGGCGGGGTCGGCCGTCAGCGGAGCGTCGGCCAGGCCGATCTCCCCGAGGTCCTTGGGAGACCGGTTCCACACGACCACGTCGTGGCCGGCGGTCCTCAGCGACCGCGCGATCGCCGCGCCCATGGGGCCGAGTCCGAGCACCGCGACACGCCGCGGGGAGGTGGGGGAGGAATGAGGTCGGTCGGTTGTCGGGTTCATGCGACGAAGGTGGCACCGGCCGCGGCCGGTGACCAGTACGCACTTTGTTGTCACCACGTACCGCCACGTAAGGAGCGCTCACCATGTCGGACCCGGACGAGACCTGCGGGGTCAACGTCGCCTTCGCTGTCGTCGGCAGCAAGTGGAAGCCCACGATCCTGTGGCTGCTGGGCCAGGGGCCTCGCCGGTTCGGCGCGCTGCGCCGCGAGATCGGGCCGGTGTCGGAGAAGGTCCTGGCCGCCCAGCTCCGGGAGCTCCAGCGCGACGGCGTGGTCAGCCGGCGTGAGCAGCCGGGGTTCCCGCTCCACGTCGAGTACTCCCTGACCGAGCACGGGCGGGCGCTCGACGCGGCACTCGCGCCCCTGGCCGACTGGGGCGATGCCCACCTCGAGGTCCTCAGCGGGGCGAGCGCCGACGCGTCCTAGTCAGGCCGTCAGCGTCCCGAGGAGCCTGACGGCGAGGGCGCGGTCTCCCTCGAGCTCGACGCCCACCGCCGCCCACCCCCGCGCGCTGCCCGGGCGCCGAGGACCGATGAGCGCCTTCATCGACGACGCGTCCGCGCGGACGGTCGCCGCGGCGGCGGAGTCGCGGGGACCGGTGATCTCCAGCGCGCGATCGTGCACCGATGCGCGGAAGCGGTCACCGTCGAGGTCCAGGTCGACCTCGGCGTCGAGACCGTCCGCCCGAGCGGGGTCGAAGTGGAGCAGGATCGCCATCGCGATCGCGGCGGGGGTGGTCGTGAGCGAGCCGTTCCTGCCGGGCGAGCGTCGGCCCCACGCGGCGAGCGCGAGCATGGCCGGACGGAGCTCGCGGCCCCACTCGGTGAGGTCGTAGACCCAGGACGCCGCCGGGGCGGGCAGGCGGCGGCGGTCGGCGACGCCTGCGGCCACCAGCTGCTGGAGCCGGTCGGTGAGGACGCTGCTGCTGGCGCCGCTGAGCCGGGCTTGGATGTCGGTGAAGCGGCGCGGCCCGAACATGAGCTCCCGGATGACGAGCAGCGCCCAGCGATCGCCGACGACATCCAGGCCGTGAGCGAGCGCGCAGCTCTCGTCGTAGCTCCGGGAGGTCATGCGGTCATCTTACCGGCTGATGCTGAAATCAAAGAAGTCACTTTGCTTTTCGAAGTAACGGGTCTAGGGTCGCCGTCATGAGTGCGGCTCCCCGTCCCTGGCTCGCCTTCTCCGTCGCGGGCACGGCGATCTACCTGACGATCCTCGACCTGTTCATCGTCAACGTCGCGATCGGGGCGATCGGGTCGGACTTCGCGGCGACGTCAGCAGCGGACCTCTCGTGGGTCCTCACGATCTACGCGATCCTGTTCGCCGCGGTGCTCGTGCCCGCCGGCCGACTGGGGGACCGGTTCGGGCGTCGACGGGTCTTCTCCGCCGGGCTCGGTCTGTTCCTGCTCGGGTCGCTGCTGGCCGGCATCGCGCCGGGGTACGGCGTCCTGCTCGTCGGGCGCGCGGTCCAGGCGGTCGGCGCCGCGCTGGCGACGCCGAACTCGCTCGGGGCGGTGCTCCCGATGTTCGAGCAACGACAACGACCCGCCGTGCTCGGGGTGTGGGGCATGATCGCGGCGTCCGGCGCCGCCTCCGGCCCGCCGCTCGGCGGCATCCTCGCGCAGGTCGACTGGCGCTGGATCTTCCTCGTCAACCTGCCCGTGGGGCTGGTCGCTCTGGTGCTGATCGCTCGCGTGATCCGCGAGTCGCCGGCCGAGCAGGGGACGCGCACCGACTGGGTCGGAGCAGCGACCCTGGCCGCTGCGATCGCGGCGCTCACCCTCGGGCTCGCGCAGAGCGAGAGCTGGGGCTGGGACGCTCGGGTCCTCGGCGCCGTCCTGGTGGCGGCCGTGCTGGGTGCCCTGCTCGCGCTGCGCTCGCGCCGGCACCCCGACCCGATCCTGGAGCCCGACCTCTTCCGCCGACGCGGCTTCGGCGCCGCGATGCTCGGCACCGCCGCGTTCTGGGGAGCGTTCGCCGCGCTGCTCCTGGCCAGCAGCCTCTACCTGACGGCGGTGCGGGGGTACGACGTCCTCGAGGCCGGCCTGCGGATGGCGCCCGGCCCCGCCGTCTCGGCGGTGGCCGCGGCCGTGGCCGGACGCCTCGCCGGGAAGGTGCCTCCGCTGCGCCTCGCGCTCGCCGGGACCGCGGCGCTCGCCGCCGGCGCGCTCGTCCTCGGGATCACGCTGGGCGACACGTCGTCGTACGCCTGGACGTTCCTGCCCGGCTCGCTGCTCGCCGGTATCGGCGCGGGCACGGCCATCCCGAACCTGCTCGCGCTCGCCCT
Proteins encoded in this region:
- the dapC gene encoding succinyldiaminopimelate transaminase, with product MTLTVSGRLPDFPWDKLTSYAATARAHADGIVDLSVGTPVDPTPEVVQEALRAAADAPGYPLTIGRPESRQAVVDWLARRHGVTGLDISNVLPLIGSKELIASAALHLGVGPGDLVAYPELAYPTYEVGAALAGARAVATDSLTALGPETPRILWINSPSNPTGRVLPKDHLKKVVDWCRERGVLLISDECYIECVWEGEALSVLHPDICGGSTEGILAVHSLSKRSNLAGYRCAFVVGDPAVVGELLAVRKNLGLQMPAPQQAAMIAALDDDEHVAEQHARYAARRAKLLTALEAAGFSIEHSEASLYLWATRGEDCWSTVASLAERGILVAPGAFYGAAGSSHVRVAFTATDERVDAAVARLSAI
- a CDS encoding PHB depolymerase family esterase, whose translation is MRWLWVIGLLLVVACSPDEEVGSGGESGPTASPSSAVATEAAEDDLLLHVPPGGEGKRPLVLLFHGTPGAPEQLAQDTRFNRLADEEGFVVAYPDPYLEIGALRDLIDRLVAEEGVDPRRVYAGGFSRGASLVYDLAVRLPDRIAAFAPVSGLPPSDFSPRRAVPLITFQGGRDNLAAGFPSTNRTWAKAAGCEQPEVAEIRMYGGPARRSIAQCDDGAVHAVYELPRMGHEWPREATGLIWEFFEAHRLGG
- a CDS encoding cupin domain-containing protein — translated: MHIAKHDLPVKMNALGAVARHLPDFGTAHGPLAAEYFSLAAGVDIAPLLRGLDDDVCFAPHWGYVLAGRVVVTFADGASETDVTGDVFHWPAGHSVRVEEDAELVLFSPAAEHLAVMNHMLGVLATVPS
- the dapD gene encoding 2,3,4,5-tetrahydropyridine-2,6-dicarboxylate N-succinyltransferase; this translates as MTAAWGYGLTTTTQTASDSGAVQVLDTWFPAPALGAKPADVTAPADLGLLEGADEARAVRRSVTLVEIADLSAAPVDTTDAWLRLHLLSHRLVRPHEVNLDGLFGLLTNVVWTSAGPCAVDGFELTRARLKAAGHTVAVYGIDKFPRMVDYVLPTGVRIADADRVRLGAHLAEGTTVMHEGFVNFNAGTLGASMVEGRISAGVVVGDGSDVGGGASIMGTLSGGGKEVISIGKRCLLGANAGIGISLGDDCVVEAGCYVTAGTKVTLIEGGRAPRVVKARELSGASNVLFRRNSVSGAIEAVPWQGDGIALNEALHAN
- a CDS encoding helix-turn-helix domain-containing protein, whose translation is MGDVLRFPDRPAYDEPAAPPGPEPLWREAAGDVLREERHRLGRTLSDVARTSGISVQYLSEVERGLKEPSSEVLSAVTGALGLRMAELTLRVSRRLDGPVCLAA
- a CDS encoding ClpP family protease, translated to MSSYTIPSVIEKTLHGERALDIYSRLLSDRIVYIGTEIDDGVANVVIAQLLHLEADSPETPINLYLNSPGGSVTAMLGIYDTMQFVRAPVSTTCIGQAASSAAVLLAAGAPGQRSVLPRSRVILHQPSGGGQGTLPDLAVQAKEIVRLRSQMEDVLAHHTGQTVERLREDTDRDLILDAEGAVAYGLADAVLESRKLAVA
- a CDS encoding ClpP family protease produces the protein MTTNAPERPLGMIDDQLTARLLQQRIIVLGQEVDDPIANRICAALLLLSAEDPHRDISLYINSPGGSVSAGLAIYDTMRMIPNDVSTLAMGLAASMGQFLLSAGTPGKRYALPHARVLLHQGSAGIGGTAIDIEIQAENLEHTKNVMIGLIAEHTGQPAEKVEKDALRDRWFTAEEAKDYGFVDEIITTVPQVGPARSTVAFGSRA